In a single window of the Pelagibacterium sp. 26DY04 genome:
- a CDS encoding heavy-metal-associated domain-containing protein codes for MTIRSAKTRLPRARLASLLSLVAVLLAVVFAVGMATSSASDKAVGTTVVVPVTGMSCVSCAATIKQTVKNIDGVSNVEVSLAARTMRVTYAPARVSPDRIVAAVNALGYQAGTPVEAK; via the coding sequence ATGACGATCAGGAGTGCAAAGACGAGATTGCCTCGCGCCCGTTTGGCCTCACTGCTTTCGCTCGTCGCGGTGCTTCTCGCTGTCGTTTTCGCGGTTGGGATGGCGACAAGCTCGGCTTCCGATAAAGCTGTAGGAACGACGGTCGTCGTGCCGGTAACCGGTATGTCGTGTGTGAGCTGTGCCGCGACGATCAAGCAAACCGTCAAGAACATCGATGGCGTATCTAATGTCGAGGTGAGCTTGGCGGCCAGGACGATGCGTGTGACCTATGCCCCCGCACGTGTTTCGCCCGACCGCATCGTCGCCGCTGTCAACGCGCTCGGATATCAAGCTGGGACCCCGGTGGAGGCGAAATGA
- a CDS encoding cytochrome c biogenesis protein CcdA: MTLESALQSIQPGLTGGGLLPAIGTTFLAGILASAVCPCTLPVGLSVAGMAGASDTGGRHDGLAIASAFFVGIVGSLTALGLFAGQLGALATESFGRNWALAMAIISFSAAGLAFWRPRVSFDRLRALRRPGVAGAFAYGLVFSLGTSVAPLLLLFTVVAATGAPKLGVLLAFFFGVGRGLPFLLAGVAASTATRFTRLGLLGRPIQLVSGAALVFVGWYYAQVYAALL; encoded by the coding sequence ATGACGTTGGAGTCTGCATTGCAGTCGATCCAACCTGGCCTCACTGGAGGTGGACTGTTGCCTGCAATAGGCACCACGTTTCTCGCGGGTATTTTGGCAAGCGCGGTTTGTCCGTGCACGTTGCCTGTTGGACTCAGCGTCGCGGGTATGGCCGGAGCATCTGACACCGGAGGTCGTCACGACGGGCTCGCAATTGCAAGCGCTTTCTTCGTTGGCATCGTCGGAAGCCTCACAGCGCTTGGTCTCTTTGCAGGTCAACTCGGCGCATTGGCCACGGAGTCATTCGGCCGCAATTGGGCGCTCGCGATGGCGATCATCTCGTTCTCGGCTGCAGGACTCGCTTTTTGGCGACCGCGGGTGTCATTTGATCGACTCCGTGCTTTGCGCAGGCCGGGGGTGGCGGGGGCTTTTGCCTATGGGCTGGTGTTCAGCCTTGGCACGTCCGTGGCCCCGCTCCTCCTCTTATTCACGGTCGTTGCCGCGACTGGCGCGCCCAAGCTCGGCGTACTTCTGGCGTTCTTCTTCGGCGTTGGGCGCGGTCTTCCCTTCCTGCTCGCCGGCGTTGCGGCAAGCACTGCCACCCGCTTTACGCGCCTCGGCTTATTGGGCCGCCCGATTCAGCTCGTGAGCGGCGCCGCTCTCGTCTTCGTCGGATGGTACTACGCTCAGGTTTACGCCGCATTGCTCTAA
- a CDS encoding heavy metal-associated domain-containing protein, which translates to MTTRPNLDVTVTLEVPGMVCDGCAEKIRGILTQIPGIHQVKTKLWQKQVQVTFKRETVSEKTIVHALSQQGFDAAAA; encoded by the coding sequence ATGACCACCCGCCCCAATCTTGATGTGACAGTGACGTTGGAGGTTCCGGGAATGGTCTGCGATGGCTGCGCAGAGAAGATCCGCGGGATCCTTACCCAGATACCCGGCATACACCAAGTCAAAACAAAACTCTGGCAGAAGCAGGTGCAGGTTACCTTCAAAAGGGAAACCGTGAGTGAGAAGACAATTGTACACGCGCTGTCCCAGCAGGGTTTCGACGCTGCCGCAGCCTAG
- a CDS encoding LysR substrate-binding domain-containing protein, which yields MQLVELRHLRYVVAAAECGSFRRAAKALEIQESAISRRIRDLEDEIGAALFIRHHGGVRLTHAGERFLARARRALSQIGHAAIDAGSCGRGEAGVVRIGIFSSLASGFLSDLLRTYVVANSGVRPDLIEGGPAGHIISVQRHHLDIAFLTGQPIADGCDVAHFWSERVYVALPSGHELALGSEISWSDLADRQFIISEIDPGPEIHDYLIKHLADLGRHPSVERHRVGRDNLMHLVAMGQGLTLTSEATTAACFPGVVYRPLSEEILPFCAIWSPQNDNPALRRLLSLARTMSKRSKSGLVGASRVTAAASRLT from the coding sequence GTGCAGCTAGTGGAGCTGCGCCATCTTCGCTATGTCGTTGCGGCTGCCGAGTGCGGCAGCTTCCGGCGTGCGGCGAAGGCGCTGGAGATCCAGGAATCCGCGATAAGCCGCCGCATTCGAGATCTGGAAGATGAGATCGGCGCCGCGCTCTTTATCCGTCACCATGGCGGCGTCCGTCTCACTCACGCCGGGGAACGATTCCTCGCGCGCGCGCGCCGGGCGCTGAGCCAGATTGGTCACGCGGCGATCGACGCGGGTTCGTGCGGGCGTGGTGAAGCGGGCGTCGTTCGCATTGGGATATTCTCTTCACTCGCTTCAGGCTTCCTGTCTGATCTGCTCCGTACCTATGTCGTAGCGAATTCAGGCGTCCGCCCCGATCTCATCGAGGGCGGCCCAGCGGGCCACATTATTTCCGTTCAGAGGCATCACCTCGATATTGCCTTTCTGACAGGCCAGCCGATCGCAGACGGGTGCGATGTGGCGCATTTTTGGAGTGAGCGGGTCTATGTCGCGTTGCCGAGCGGTCATGAGCTAGCGTTAGGCTCCGAGATCTCGTGGAGCGATCTGGCAGACAGGCAGTTCATCATCAGCGAGATCGACCCCGGTCCGGAAATTCACGACTACCTGATCAAGCATCTCGCCGACCTGGGCCGTCATCCTAGCGTCGAGCGTCATCGCGTGGGCAGAGACAACCTCATGCATCTCGTGGCGATGGGGCAAGGTCTCACCCTTACGAGCGAGGCGACGACGGCAGCGTGCTTTCCCGGCGTGGTCTATCGCCCGCTGTCCGAGGAGATCTTGCCGTTTTGCGCAATATGGTCGCCACAGAATGACAATCCAGCCCTGAGGCGCCTGCTCAGTCTTGCCAGAACCATGTCAAAGCGATCGAAGTCCGGCCTGGTGGGAGCATCGAGGGTTACTGCCGCGGCGTCCCGCTTGACGTAA
- a CDS encoding DUF2274 domain-containing protein: MAKLKLGAIDDDKPVKVALELPAAVHRDLVAYAEVLARETGRSAGDPVKLICPMIERFMATDRGFARARREGGGSRQPVTSSGTPRQ, translated from the coding sequence ATGGCGAAACTCAAACTTGGGGCAATCGATGACGACAAGCCGGTGAAGGTTGCGCTCGAACTGCCGGCGGCCGTCCACCGCGACCTGGTCGCCTACGCCGAGGTGCTTGCCAGAGAGACGGGACGATCCGCGGGCGACCCCGTCAAATTGATTTGCCCGATGATCGAGCGCTTCATGGCGACAGATCGGGGCTTTGCAAGGGCACGCCGAGAAGGCGGTGGTAGTCGTCAGCCAGTTACGTCAAGCGGGACGCCGCGGCAGTAA
- a CDS encoding TrbI/VirB10 family protein: protein MSEPEPRKEEEDAPLLGPAGDAAAPMRLRGEAPRVTRLSRKVLAGIGLIASVGIGGALIYALQTRDGGKPAEELYSTENRSTADGLAELPRDYSAVPRLGPPLPGDLGRPILGAQNRGQPVPVGVATPPGLSAEEQRRLQEIETARTSRLFAGTESRPTGSSSPGTAASAPPLAPDLASLGLAPQPTTPTAQERQLAFLNAAADRRTLAPDRVAAPASPNILQAGAVISAALITGIRSDLPGQLTAQVTENIYDSPTGRILLVPQGTRIIGQYDNNVQFGQSRVLLVWNRLIFPNGRSIVLERQPGADTEGYAGLQDGVDYHWWDLAKAAGLSTLLSIGAELATNDDDRLIQAIRNGGQDTINDAGQQIVRRQLNVAPTLTIRPGFPVRVIVTRDLVLEPYGG, encoded by the coding sequence GTGAGCGAGCCTGAACCCCGGAAAGAGGAAGAAGACGCGCCGCTGCTCGGGCCGGCCGGCGACGCGGCCGCCCCGATGCGGCTCCGGGGCGAGGCGCCGCGCGTCACGCGGCTCTCGCGCAAGGTGCTCGCCGGCATCGGTCTCATCGCGAGCGTGGGCATCGGCGGCGCGCTGATCTACGCGCTTCAGACGCGCGATGGCGGCAAGCCCGCCGAGGAACTCTATTCGACCGAGAACCGATCGACCGCCGACGGCTTGGCCGAGCTGCCGCGTGACTACAGTGCTGTTCCGCGGCTCGGCCCGCCTCTACCCGGCGACCTCGGTCGACCGATTCTGGGCGCGCAGAATCGCGGCCAGCCGGTGCCCGTGGGCGTCGCGACACCCCCCGGCCTCAGCGCCGAGGAGCAGCGCCGCCTGCAGGAGATCGAGACCGCGCGCACCAGCAGGCTCTTCGCCGGCACGGAGAGCCGGCCGACGGGGTCGTCAAGCCCCGGGACGGCGGCGAGCGCGCCGCCACTGGCGCCCGACCTCGCCAGCCTCGGACTTGCGCCGCAGCCCACCACACCGACGGCTCAAGAGCGGCAACTCGCGTTTCTCAACGCCGCCGCCGATCGGCGCACCCTCGCGCCGGATCGCGTCGCCGCTCCGGCGTCGCCCAATATCCTTCAGGCGGGCGCCGTGATCTCGGCTGCGCTCATCACCGGCATCCGCTCCGATCTTCCGGGCCAGCTCACCGCGCAAGTGACTGAGAATATTTACGACAGCCCGACCGGCCGCATACTTCTCGTGCCGCAGGGCACGAGGATCATCGGCCAGTACGACAACAATGTTCAATTCGGCCAAAGCCGCGTGCTGCTGGTCTGGAACAGGCTGATATTCCCGAACGGGCGGTCGATCGTGCTCGAGCGCCAGCCAGGCGCGGACACCGAAGGCTATGCCGGCCTGCAGGATGGCGTCGACTATCACTGGTGGGATCTGGCCAAAGCGGCAGGTCTCTCCACGCTGCTGAGCATCGGGGCCGAGCTCGCCACGAACGATGACGACCGCCTGATCCAGGCGATCCGCAACGGCGGGCAGGACACCATCAACGATGCGGGCCAGCAGATCGTCCGTCGCCAGTTGAACGTCGCGCCGACGCTGACCATCCGCCCGGGATTCCCTGTGCGCGTCATTGTCACGCGAGACCTCGTCCTCGAACCTTACGGAGGCTGA
- the trbG gene encoding P-type conjugative transfer protein TrbG, whose product MKPSFRKAGNPAYRTSTLTALLLSATALAGCATTQRPPEISYDDAAPAVQTADPPGPVQVVELPRPLPLPGQMKPVEESRRTPEPADPTARVNQANAAARVQPVRDGFINAMQVYPYTGGALYQVYTAVGQITDIALQPGEQLVGSGPVAAGDTVRWIIGDTQSGSGATMQVHILVKPTRADLMTNLVINTNLRTYHMELRSTERTYMASVSWQYPQDQLIALRRQNAQADAARPVATGVDLANINFRYAIEGDRAPWRPLRAYDDGRQVFIEFPRGIGQGEMPPLFVVGPEGNTSELVNYRVRGNYIIVDRLFAAAELRFGAGDRQKRVRIVRTDGRPTS is encoded by the coding sequence ATGAAGCCGTCTTTCCGTAAAGCCGGAAATCCGGCTTATCGCACATCCACACTCACGGCTCTGCTGCTTTCGGCGACCGCGCTCGCCGGCTGCGCCACCACGCAGAGACCGCCCGAGATCTCCTATGACGACGCGGCGCCGGCCGTGCAGACGGCCGATCCGCCGGGACCGGTGCAGGTGGTGGAGCTTCCGCGTCCGCTGCCGCTACCGGGGCAGATGAAGCCCGTCGAAGAATCGCGCCGAACCCCAGAGCCCGCCGATCCGACGGCCCGTGTCAATCAGGCCAACGCCGCCGCGCGCGTGCAGCCGGTGCGCGACGGTTTCATCAACGCCATGCAAGTCTACCCTTACACCGGCGGCGCGCTCTATCAGGTCTATACGGCCGTCGGGCAGATCACCGATATCGCCCTCCAGCCCGGCGAGCAGCTCGTCGGCTCCGGGCCGGTCGCCGCCGGCGACACGGTCCGCTGGATCATCGGCGACACGCAGAGCGGCTCGGGCGCAACGATGCAAGTCCACATCCTGGTGAAGCCGACCCGCGCGGACCTGATGACCAACCTGGTCATCAACACCAATCTGCGCACGTACCACATGGAGCTGCGCTCGACCGAGCGCACTTACATGGCCTCTGTCTCCTGGCAGTATCCGCAGGATCAGCTCATCGCCCTGCGCCGCCAGAATGCGCAGGCCGATGCCGCACGCCCCGTCGCCACCGGCGTCGACCTGGCCAACATCAACTTCCGCTATGCCATCGAGGGTGATCGCGCCCCATGGCGCCCGCTACGGGCCTATGACGACGGCCGGCAGGTCTTCATTGAGTTTCCGCGTGGCATCGGCCAGGGGGAAATGCCGCCGCTCTTCGTGGTCGGCCCCGAGGGCAACACCTCCGAACTCGTGAACTACCGTGTCCGCGGTAATTACATAATCGTCGACCGTCTCTTCGCAGCCGCCGAGCTGCGCTTCGGCGCCGGCGACCGTCAGAAACGCGTGCGGATCGTACGCACCGACGGGAGGCCGACATCGTGA